In the genome of Myxococcus stipitatus, one region contains:
- a CDS encoding GAF domain-containing protein, whose translation MKVPESNLAAAADRMARTLERLTVAPSVRAVLEALLREAASALGASGAFMCWREDESVPRVLTTPGLPEDATQACGERLLEGARDIDGALLPYVTVDLERDSLLSEAREARARMGAVSLVSLPLTASVGEGVVGVLCGIQREGWVPQEEALQRFGLHARLAGLVLEREQATTRARAEVGRAEVSRLGRFQAVTEAFGQTLTREAVAQVVLDLGLPAVGAVAGMVHLTGEGGAPAERIASVGVAEAVLEPLRALSRVGQGGAARGETPVWLESRAAVRARSPKLAEAMAGGPLRALALLPLFVEGRAFGTLAFGFERETGFSALERASIVGLSRQCGQALERARLYEREHTARLEAEALGARLSLLADASALVSGSLGWEETVSGVARLALGHFADGCAVDSYEEGVVRRLAVLHADPEKAERVLELTSFPAEQGTPSPLTRVLSSGQPRMERRRTRMTPGEGGVLPVWGDSTLIITPLVARQRTLGALTFVRDAERPAFGVEDLSLAEELARRAALAMDNARLFRAARAAEEESRRSAARLHVLVQVSQLIAEAGLDLPTVLDVLARKVSEALGGGCVLQLLAEDREQLELVAAHHPDPAARGVLESSLRMNPARVGEGLSGRVVATGQTLFVPRLSAEELLGDRSPEGISFLEQYGPQSLIIVPLGARGRVLGTLGVIREARGREYTAEERALLESLAARAALAIEDARLYGAATQAVKARDELLSVAGHELKSPLNALQLQIHLLARMAKDAMSASGLAERAEKAARAGQRLGLLIDDLLDVSRISAGRLSLNREDVDLAALTRELVSRMSEELVRAGSEVRLLADAEVVGHWDRLRLEQVLVNLLSNAAKYGAGRPVTVQVEPRSVGAALLVRDEGIGVAPEDQERIFERFERTESAQHFKGLGLGLWITKRIVEAHGGSIRVESEPGRGSTFTVELPLSGVPQA comes from the coding sequence ATGAAGGTGCCCGAGAGCAACCTGGCGGCCGCGGCGGACCGCATGGCGCGGACCCTGGAGCGGCTGACCGTGGCGCCGTCCGTGCGGGCGGTGCTGGAGGCGCTGCTGCGCGAGGCGGCGTCGGCCCTCGGTGCGTCCGGTGCCTTCATGTGTTGGCGAGAGGACGAAAGTGTCCCTCGTGTGCTCACCACGCCCGGCCTGCCCGAGGACGCCACGCAGGCGTGCGGCGAGCGGCTGCTGGAAGGGGCTCGTGACATCGACGGGGCGCTGCTGCCGTACGTGACGGTGGACCTGGAGCGGGACTCGCTCCTGTCGGAGGCGCGGGAGGCTCGGGCGCGGATGGGCGCGGTGTCCCTGGTGTCGCTGCCGCTCACGGCCTCCGTGGGCGAGGGCGTCGTGGGCGTCTTGTGTGGCATCCAGCGCGAGGGGTGGGTGCCCCAGGAGGAGGCCCTCCAGCGCTTCGGGTTGCATGCGCGGCTGGCGGGGCTGGTGTTGGAGCGCGAGCAGGCGACCACCCGAGCGCGCGCGGAGGTGGGGCGGGCGGAGGTGTCGCGGCTGGGGCGCTTCCAGGCGGTGACGGAGGCGTTCGGTCAGACGCTCACGCGCGAGGCGGTGGCGCAGGTGGTGTTGGACCTGGGCCTTCCCGCGGTGGGCGCGGTGGCGGGCATGGTGCACCTGACGGGCGAGGGGGGCGCGCCAGCGGAGCGCATCGCCTCGGTGGGGGTGGCGGAGGCGGTGCTGGAGCCGTTGCGGGCCTTGTCTCGCGTGGGGCAGGGCGGCGCGGCGCGGGGGGAGACGCCGGTGTGGCTGGAGTCTCGGGCGGCGGTGCGGGCGCGCTCGCCGAAGCTCGCGGAGGCCATGGCGGGCGGGCCGCTGCGGGCGCTGGCGCTGCTCCCGCTGTTCGTCGAGGGGCGGGCGTTCGGCACGCTGGCCTTCGGCTTCGAGCGGGAGACGGGCTTCTCCGCGCTGGAGCGGGCGTCCATCGTCGGGCTGTCGCGGCAGTGCGGGCAGGCGCTGGAGCGCGCGCGGCTCTATGAGCGCGAGCACACCGCCCGGCTGGAGGCGGAGGCGCTGGGGGCCCGGCTGAGCCTGCTGGCGGACGCGAGCGCGCTGGTGTCGGGCTCGCTGGGGTGGGAGGAGACGGTGTCCGGGGTGGCTCGGCTGGCGCTGGGGCACTTCGCGGATGGGTGCGCGGTGGACTCGTACGAGGAGGGCGTCGTGCGGCGGCTGGCGGTGCTGCACGCGGACCCGGAGAAGGCGGAGCGGGTGCTGGAGCTGACGAGCTTCCCCGCGGAGCAGGGCACGCCGTCGCCGCTGACGCGCGTGTTGTCGAGCGGGCAGCCCCGCATGGAGCGGCGCCGGACGCGGATGACGCCGGGCGAGGGCGGTGTCCTGCCGGTGTGGGGGGACAGCACGCTCATCATCACGCCGCTGGTGGCCCGGCAGCGCACGCTGGGGGCGCTCACCTTCGTGCGGGACGCGGAGCGGCCTGCCTTCGGCGTGGAGGACTTGTCGCTGGCGGAGGAGCTGGCGCGGCGCGCGGCGCTGGCCATGGACAATGCGCGGCTGTTCCGCGCGGCGCGTGCCGCGGAGGAGGAGAGCCGGCGCAGCGCCGCGCGGCTGCACGTGCTGGTGCAGGTGAGCCAGCTCATCGCCGAGGCGGGGTTGGACCTGCCCACGGTGCTGGACGTGCTGGCGCGCAAGGTGTCCGAGGCGCTGGGGGGCGGGTGCGTGTTGCAGCTGCTCGCCGAGGACCGGGAGCAGCTGGAGCTGGTGGCGGCGCACCATCCGGACCCGGCGGCGCGTGGGGTGCTGGAGTCGTCGCTGCGGATGAATCCGGCGCGGGTGGGCGAAGGCCTGTCGGGCCGGGTGGTGGCGACGGGGCAGACGCTCTTCGTTCCCCGGCTGAGCGCGGAGGAGCTGCTCGGGGACCGCTCGCCCGAGGGGATTTCGTTCCTGGAGCAGTACGGGCCGCAGAGCCTCATCATCGTTCCGTTGGGGGCGCGAGGACGGGTGCTGGGCACGCTGGGCGTCATCCGCGAGGCGCGTGGACGCGAGTACACCGCGGAGGAGCGCGCGCTGCTGGAGAGCCTGGCGGCGCGGGCGGCGCTGGCCATCGAGGATGCGCGGCTGTACGGCGCGGCGACGCAGGCGGTGAAGGCGCGCGATGAGCTGCTGTCCGTCGCGGGGCACGAGCTCAAGTCTCCGCTCAACGCGCTGCAGTTGCAGATTCACCTGCTGGCGCGGATGGCGAAGGACGCGATGTCGGCGAGCGGGCTGGCCGAGCGCGCGGAGAAGGCGGCTCGCGCGGGGCAGCGGTTGGGGTTGCTCATCGACGACCTGCTGGACGTGTCGCGCATCAGCGCGGGGCGGCTGAGCCTGAACCGGGAGGACGTGGACCTGGCCGCGCTGACCCGGGAGCTGGTGTCGCGCATGTCCGAGGAGCTGGTGCGCGCGGGCAGCGAGGTGCGGCTGCTCGCGGACGCGGAGGTCGTGGGCCACTGGGACCGGCTGCGGCTGGAGCAGGTGCTGGTGAACCTGCTGTCCAACGCGGCGAAGTACGGGGCGGGCCGTCCGGTGACGGTGCAGGTGGAGCCGCGCTCGGTGGGGGCGGCGCTGCTGGTGCGCGACGAGGGGATTGGCGTCGCGCCCGAGGACCAGGAGCGCATCTTCGAGCGCTTCGAGCGCACCGAGTCCGCGCAGCACTTCAAGGGCCTGGGCCTGGGGCTCTGGATTACCAAGCGCATCGTCGAGGCCCACGGCGGGAGCATCCGCGTGGAGAGCGAGCCGGGCCGAGGCTCCACCTTCACGGTGGAGCTGCCGCTGTCCGGTGTGCCGCAGGCCTGA
- a CDS encoding YceI family protein, with amino-acid sequence MTARRLALLTTLLLSLPVLAQGSAKTYALKKDSSSLTYKLHHPAHEVVGKAKPSDGKARLMPDGTLQVAVRANIKDFDSGNGNRDAHMMEVTEMAKFPIVDFKGVAKGVTMPTAFPAKVPVTLKGKLTFHGVTQDVEVPLTVVFKSATEVTTEGSFDISLDAYKVERPSLLMVKVDDKLVLEPALVFVVEGA; translated from the coding sequence ATGACTGCTCGACGACTCGCGCTGCTCACCACCTTGTTGCTGTCCTTGCCCGTGCTGGCCCAGGGGAGCGCCAAGACGTATGCGTTGAAGAAGGACTCCAGTTCGCTGACGTACAAGCTGCATCACCCGGCGCACGAGGTGGTGGGCAAGGCGAAGCCCAGCGATGGCAAGGCCCGGCTGATGCCGGACGGCACGCTGCAGGTGGCGGTGCGCGCCAACATCAAGGACTTCGACTCGGGCAATGGCAACCGTGACGCCCACATGATGGAAGTCACGGAGATGGCCAAGTTCCCCATCGTCGACTTCAAGGGTGTGGCGAAGGGCGTGACGATGCCCACGGCGTTTCCGGCGAAGGTGCCGGTGACGCTCAAGGGGAAGCTCACGTTCCACGGGGTGACGCAGGACGTGGAGGTGCCGTTGACGGTGGTGTTCAAGTCCGCGACGGAGGTGACGACCGAGGGCTCCTTCGACATCAGCCTGGACGCGTACAAGGTGGAGCGTCCGTCGCTGCTGATGGTGAAGGTGGATGACAAGCTGGTGCTCGAGCCGGCGCTGGTCTTCGTGGTGGAGGGCGCGTGA
- a CDS encoding universal stress protein, translating to MAIVCASPVGVRESREVEVAASLAARLGEPLLLVGVMDGEPLSDTTRMNALRELEAQAARLELPSGRVECRVRSDMEVVLAEDECRQSRWIVAAAEGWRTSTWRRASLPERLARRGCGPVLVVRRADALVDWIRGRRRLLVLVGVDPLSPTADAAVGFLRELRRVGPCDVLATYVFSPLEERERLGIHTPVHVDVLEPGARDMEALDPAVETVLLREVRAQVGDLEGEGRVEVVLEPGYGRPADHLLHVALTRGADMVVVGMRSRGPVKRLWHGSISAGVLRHSEQAVVCVPDVLNEPRHALPPRSVLVPVDFSDSCMRAISQARSLVGPGGRVHLLHVHRKRLGDTGFQDHYGVLPEPTREREEMLRRLWGLVPRDESAQAQQWSVEGVSGEDVALAICQATEREGVDLVCVGTPAGAVKGPDTLPGAVTKELVARCRRPVMVVPGA from the coding sequence ATGGCCATTGTCTGCGCGAGCCCGGTGGGTGTGAGGGAGTCCCGGGAGGTGGAGGTCGCGGCGTCGCTGGCGGCCCGGCTGGGAGAGCCGCTGCTGCTGGTGGGCGTCATGGACGGCGAGCCCCTCTCCGACACCACACGCATGAATGCGCTGAGGGAGCTGGAGGCGCAGGCCGCTCGGCTGGAGCTGCCTTCGGGGCGGGTGGAGTGCCGCGTGCGCTCCGACATGGAGGTGGTGCTGGCGGAGGACGAGTGCCGGCAGTCCCGGTGGATTGTCGCGGCGGCGGAGGGGTGGCGCACGTCGACGTGGCGCAGGGCCTCGCTGCCGGAGCGGCTGGCGCGGCGGGGCTGTGGCCCCGTGCTGGTGGTGCGGCGCGCGGACGCGCTGGTGGACTGGATACGGGGACGGCGGCGCCTGCTGGTGCTGGTGGGCGTGGACCCGCTGTCGCCCACGGCCGACGCGGCGGTGGGCTTCCTGCGCGAGCTGCGCCGGGTGGGGCCGTGCGACGTGCTGGCCACGTATGTGTTCTCGCCGCTGGAGGAGCGCGAGCGGCTGGGCATCCACACGCCGGTGCACGTCGACGTGCTGGAGCCCGGGGCGCGCGACATGGAGGCGCTGGACCCCGCGGTGGAGACGGTGCTGCTGCGCGAGGTGCGCGCGCAGGTGGGGGACCTGGAGGGCGAGGGCCGCGTGGAGGTGGTGCTGGAGCCCGGCTATGGGCGCCCCGCGGACCACCTGCTGCATGTGGCGCTCACGCGCGGCGCGGACATGGTGGTGGTGGGGATGCGCTCGCGAGGGCCGGTGAAGCGGCTGTGGCATGGCTCGATATCGGCGGGGGTGCTGCGGCACTCGGAGCAGGCCGTGGTGTGTGTGCCGGACGTGCTGAACGAGCCTCGCCACGCGCTGCCTCCGCGCAGCGTGCTGGTGCCGGTGGACTTCTCCGACTCCTGCATGCGCGCCATCTCCCAGGCGCGCTCGCTGGTGGGGCCGGGGGGACGGGTGCACCTGCTGCACGTGCACCGCAAGCGGCTGGGCGACACGGGCTTCCAGGACCACTACGGCGTGCTGCCCGAGCCCACGCGCGAGCGGGAGGAGATGCTGCGGCGGCTGTGGGGGCTGGTGCCTCGGGATGAGAGCGCCCAGGCGCAGCAGTGGAGCGTGGAGGGGGTCTCCGGGGAGGACGTCGCGTTGGCCATCTGCCAGGCCACCGAGCGCGAGGGCGTGGACCTGGTGTGTGTGGGCACGCCGGCGGGGGCGGTGAAGGGACCGGACACGTTGCCAGGGGCGGTGACGAAGGAGCTGGTCGCGAGATGTCGGCGGCCGGTCATGGTGGTCCCCGGGGCGTGA
- a CDS encoding adenylate/guanylate cyclase domain-containing protein, whose translation MSASSPLFGDLLLKLGLVTPSQVQEALALQALTGQRVGEALISLGYVTREQIQDALGEALGLHHDKGPAQPALGELLVGLKYVTLAQLDEALARQRRDGRRLGEILVELGHCSYKQIYEALGLQNRIAGRQENPRPFIDGRRRVVVVDDSPLACAFVQEGLVGLGYEVLCFQDPFEALEGMSRLQPAIVLSDLEMPGLDGVELCRRLKEGPTRGLPVIILTANDREAERVRGLRAGADDYVNKSASMDELAARIESVVRRTGETERMRKLFARYTSAAVVDEILKSADAVVLTGEKREVTLLFADIRNFTGLAESLPPEQVVAVLNQVLGRLSDAVLTCGGTLDKFLGDGLMAVFGAPVARSDDALCALQCAKMMMNAMTDLRVEAEAEWAANGREGHPLVLELGVGINSGVVVAGNIGSTVRSEYTCIGDAVNVAARLCALAGPGEILVGERTRALVDANETAFEDLPPVRLKGKQQPVPLFRAL comes from the coding sequence ATGAGCGCATCCAGCCCCCTCTTCGGTGACCTTCTGCTCAAGCTGGGCCTGGTCACTCCCTCGCAGGTGCAGGAGGCGCTGGCGCTGCAGGCGCTGACGGGCCAGCGGGTGGGAGAGGCCCTCATCTCGCTGGGCTACGTCACCCGGGAGCAGATTCAGGACGCGCTGGGCGAGGCCCTGGGCCTGCATCACGACAAGGGCCCCGCACAGCCCGCGCTGGGGGAGCTCCTGGTGGGGCTCAAGTACGTGACGCTCGCGCAGCTCGACGAGGCCCTGGCCCGGCAGCGGCGCGACGGTCGCCGGCTGGGGGAAATCCTCGTGGAGCTGGGGCACTGCTCCTACAAGCAGATCTACGAGGCGCTGGGCCTGCAGAACCGCATCGCCGGGCGGCAGGAGAATCCGCGCCCCTTCATCGACGGCCGCCGCCGCGTGGTGGTGGTGGACGACAGCCCGCTGGCGTGTGCCTTCGTGCAGGAGGGCCTGGTGGGGCTGGGCTACGAGGTCCTGTGTTTCCAGGACCCGTTCGAGGCGCTGGAGGGCATGAGCCGGCTCCAGCCCGCCATCGTCCTGAGCGACCTGGAGATGCCGGGCCTGGACGGCGTGGAGCTGTGCCGCCGGCTGAAGGAGGGCCCCACGCGGGGGCTGCCCGTCATCATCCTCACCGCGAACGACCGCGAGGCGGAGCGCGTGCGCGGCCTGCGCGCCGGCGCCGACGACTACGTCAACAAGTCCGCGTCCATGGACGAGCTGGCCGCGCGCATCGAGAGCGTGGTGCGGCGCACGGGCGAGACGGAGCGCATGCGCAAGCTGTTCGCGCGCTACACGTCCGCGGCGGTGGTGGATGAAATCCTCAAGAGCGCGGACGCGGTGGTGCTCACCGGTGAGAAGCGCGAGGTGACGCTGCTGTTCGCGGACATCCGCAACTTCACGGGGCTGGCGGAGAGCCTCCCTCCCGAGCAGGTCGTCGCCGTGCTCAACCAGGTGCTGGGCCGGCTGTCGGACGCGGTGCTCACGTGCGGCGGCACGCTGGACAAGTTCCTCGGCGATGGGCTGATGGCGGTGTTCGGTGCGCCGGTGGCGCGCTCGGATGATGCGCTGTGCGCGCTGCAGTGCGCGAAGATGATGATGAACGCCATGACGGACCTGCGCGTGGAGGCGGAGGCGGAGTGGGCCGCCAACGGGCGCGAGGGCCACCCGCTGGTGCTGGAGCTGGGCGTGGGCATCAACTCGGGCGTGGTGGTGGCGGGCAACATCGGCAGCACGGTGCGCTCCGAGTACACGTGTATCGGCGACGCGGTGAACGTGGCCGCGCGGCTGTGTGCCCTCGCGGGGCCGGGGGAAATCCTGGTGGGCGAGCGCACCCGGGCGCTGGTGGACGCCAACGAGACGGCCTTCGAGGACCTGCCTCCCGTCCGCCTGAAGGGTAAGCAACAGCCCGTGCCGCTATTCCGCGCGCTTTAG
- a CDS encoding SCO family protein translates to MSAESSVALPPARLTQRPGFWAGIAVMALGISAAAGLSLLRANSEPLPQLGALPDFAFTRQDGQTFGSAQLRGHPFIANFIFTRCPTVCPAFTRKMAHVQQSTESHGTNLQLVSFSVDPKYDTPERLAEYGKLHGANFTRWSFLTGDYDILKDTIVQGFKVSMGREPGAAEDDLLSIFHGTHFVLVDSKGQIRGYYDSADSESTDRLLRDVKRLVREEG, encoded by the coding sequence ATGTCCGCTGAATCCTCCGTCGCGCTCCCTCCCGCTCGTCTCACGCAACGCCCCGGCTTCTGGGCCGGCATCGCCGTCATGGCGCTGGGCATCTCGGCGGCGGCCGGGCTCTCCCTGCTGCGCGCGAACAGCGAGCCCCTGCCTCAGCTCGGCGCGCTCCCGGACTTCGCCTTCACCCGGCAGGATGGACAGACCTTCGGCAGCGCCCAGCTTCGCGGGCATCCATTCATCGCCAACTTCATCTTCACGCGCTGCCCCACCGTCTGCCCGGCCTTCACCCGGAAGATGGCGCACGTGCAGCAGAGCACCGAGTCCCACGGGACGAATCTCCAGCTCGTGTCGTTCTCCGTCGACCCGAAGTACGACACGCCCGAGCGCCTCGCGGAGTACGGCAAGCTCCACGGCGCCAACTTCACCCGCTGGAGCTTCCTGACCGGGGACTACGACATCCTCAAGGACACCATCGTCCAGGGCTTCAAGGTCAGCATGGGCCGCGAGCCCGGAGCCGCCGAGGATGATCTTCTCTCCATCTTCCACGGCACCCACTTCGTCCTCGTGGACTCGAAGGGCCAGATTCGCGGCTACTACGACAGCGCCGACAGCGAATCGACGGACCGCCTCCTGCGGGATGTGAAGCGGCTGGTTCGCGAAGAGGGTTGA
- a CDS encoding Rieske (2Fe-2S) protein: MSTSRRGFLKGILGTGAAGAATALPGCAPDVDPAPVTDVSASDVGVVDLLVSRYPDLAREGGAITVRVEGETTPLLVTHTGGSEYSVLSALCTHAACPLGFDGREVVCPCHLSKFNPVDGAVTQRPATVGLRKFSSRFNASTQVLTIDLRAGEGGFPSAVDGEVRLPFAQFPKLKDNGSVVEGVPGGYGKRIFVFRLQDGSLSAVDSVCTHNFCEVSSRPEQLDLICYCHDSTFSALGEVTARPATRPLKKFTVTETADAVVVSNVR; this comes from the coding sequence GTGAGCACTTCTCGACGTGGCTTCTTGAAGGGAATCCTGGGGACGGGCGCGGCGGGCGCGGCGACGGCGCTGCCTGGGTGTGCTCCGGACGTCGACCCCGCGCCGGTGACGGATGTGTCGGCCAGCGACGTGGGCGTGGTGGACCTGCTGGTGTCGCGCTACCCGGACCTGGCGCGGGAGGGCGGCGCCATCACCGTGCGCGTGGAGGGCGAGACGACGCCGCTCCTGGTGACGCACACGGGGGGCAGCGAGTACTCGGTGCTGTCCGCCCTCTGTACGCATGCGGCCTGCCCCCTCGGGTTCGATGGGCGGGAGGTCGTGTGCCCGTGCCATCTGTCCAAGTTCAATCCGGTGGATGGCGCGGTGACGCAGCGGCCAGCCACGGTGGGGTTGCGCAAGTTCAGCTCGCGCTTCAACGCGAGCACGCAGGTGCTGACCATCGACCTGCGCGCGGGGGAGGGAGGCTTTCCCTCGGCGGTGGATGGCGAGGTTCGTCTGCCCTTCGCGCAGTTCCCCAAGCTGAAGGACAACGGCAGCGTGGTGGAAGGTGTCCCGGGGGGCTACGGCAAGCGCATCTTTGTCTTCCGGCTCCAGGACGGCTCGTTGTCGGCGGTGGACTCTGTCTGCACTCACAATTTTTGTGAGGTGTCCTCGCGTCCGGAGCAGCTCGACCTCATTTGTTATTGCCACGACTCGACCTTCTCGGCGCTGGGCGAGGTGACTGCTCGGCCGGCGACGCGGCCACTGAAGAAGTTCACGGTGACGGAGACGGCGGACGCGGTGGTGGTGTCGAACGTTCGTTGA
- a CDS encoding GAF domain-containing sensor histidine kinase, which yields MEKHSSVSLRMPLSEEEQGPGVELLAESRRARASAELASARMRSLQSLTLALSGALTSEDVARAVVVEAVRTLEAVAGGLYLMNVPGTALELVHSVRCPPAVEAAFTHVPLNARVPVAEAVRTGAPLWLTDFATMAQHFPETAAATRPASGDMSVACLPLFTRARSVGCLIFVWGLAHDFDEEERAFIDMLAQQATMALERARLLAAERSQVERVGLLQHATAMLATSLDLGHTLRGVALGLVPTLGDLCIIDVLGPDHEVRRHFHAATPECSGLLAASRWHPPERPGTPICALASGLTAFHPSVDAFWIEGTSCGPEQLSLLRTLAPTSWMSVPLETPEGVLGALTLGHCLSGRHHTSEDLALAVELARRASAAVQNAHLFHQTQQALQLRDEFLAIASHELNTPLTALKLQLSRLRRMSADEDVQSRTSLAVQQVDRLGRLVRELLEVAHLSEGRLHLTPEPVDLVDVCRGVLTRFTEERERAGATIFLHATGAVPGRWDHSRVDGMVTHLVSNALKYGLGRPVEVEVSCVPGDLARLVVKDRGIGIPAEQLAHLFQRFGRAVPLRHYGGFGLGLWFSRQVVEAHGGHIHLESAPGLGTTVTVEMPRTPASS from the coding sequence ATGGAGAAGCATTCGTCCGTCAGCCTCCGCATGCCCCTGTCCGAGGAGGAGCAGGGTCCGGGGGTCGAGTTGCTGGCGGAGAGCCGCCGCGCTCGAGCCAGCGCCGAGCTCGCCAGTGCGCGCATGCGCAGCCTTCAGTCCCTCACCCTGGCCCTGTCCGGTGCCCTCACCTCCGAGGACGTCGCCCGCGCCGTCGTGGTGGAGGCCGTGCGCACCCTGGAGGCCGTGGCCGGGGGCCTGTACCTGATGAATGTGCCAGGCACGGCCCTGGAGCTCGTCCACTCCGTGCGCTGCCCCCCCGCAGTGGAGGCCGCCTTCACCCACGTGCCCCTGAATGCCCGGGTCCCCGTCGCCGAGGCCGTGCGCACCGGTGCCCCCCTGTGGCTGACGGACTTCGCCACGATGGCCCAGCACTTCCCGGAGACGGCCGCGGCGACCCGGCCCGCCAGCGGGGACATGTCCGTGGCCTGTCTGCCCCTGTTCACCCGCGCACGCTCGGTGGGCTGCCTCATCTTCGTCTGGGGGCTCGCCCACGACTTCGACGAGGAGGAGCGCGCCTTCATCGACATGCTGGCGCAGCAGGCCACCATGGCCCTGGAGCGGGCCCGGCTGCTCGCCGCCGAGCGCAGCCAGGTAGAGCGCGTGGGGCTGCTCCAGCACGCCACCGCCATGCTGGCCACCTCGCTGGACCTGGGCCACACCCTGCGCGGCGTGGCCCTGGGGTTGGTGCCCACGCTGGGCGACCTGTGCATCATCGACGTGCTGGGCCCGGACCATGAGGTGCGCCGTCACTTTCACGCCGCCACCCCGGAGTGCTCGGGCCTGCTCGCCGCCAGTCGCTGGCACCCGCCCGAGCGTCCGGGCACGCCCATCTGCGCGCTGGCCAGCGGGTTGACGGCCTTCCATCCCAGCGTCGACGCCTTCTGGATTGAGGGCACCTCCTGTGGCCCCGAGCAGCTCTCGCTGCTGCGGACCCTGGCGCCGACCTCGTGGATGTCCGTGCCGCTGGAGACGCCGGAGGGCGTGCTGGGCGCGCTGACCCTGGGCCACTGCCTCTCCGGCCGGCACCACACGAGCGAGGACCTGGCGCTGGCCGTGGAGCTCGCCCGGCGCGCCAGCGCCGCCGTGCAGAACGCCCACCTCTTCCACCAGACACAGCAGGCGCTCCAGCTGCGCGACGAGTTCCTCGCCATCGCCAGCCACGAGCTGAACACGCCGCTGACGGCCCTCAAGCTCCAGCTCTCCCGGCTGCGGCGCATGTCCGCCGACGAGGATGTGCAGTCACGCACCTCGCTCGCGGTGCAGCAGGTGGACCGACTGGGGCGCCTGGTTCGCGAGCTGCTGGAAGTGGCGCACCTGTCCGAGGGCCGCCTGCACCTCACCCCCGAGCCCGTGGACCTGGTGGACGTGTGCCGGGGCGTGCTGACGCGCTTCACCGAGGAGCGAGAGCGCGCGGGCGCCACCATCTTCCTGCACGCCACGGGCGCCGTCCCTGGCCGGTGGGACCACTCGCGCGTGGACGGCATGGTGACGCACCTGGTGTCCAACGCGCTGAAGTACGGACTGGGGCGGCCCGTGGAGGTGGAGGTGTCGTGCGTGCCCGGTGACCTCGCGAGGCTGGTCGTGAAGGACCGGGGCATCGGCATCCCCGCCGAGCAGCTCGCGCACCTCTTCCAGCGCTTCGGCCGCGCGGTGCCCCTGCGCCACTACGGCGGCTTCGGGTTGGGGTTGTGGTTCTCCCGACAGGTGGTGGAGGCCCATGGCGGGCACATCCACCTGGAGAGTGCTCCCGGGTTGGGAACGACGGTCACGGTGGAGATGCCTCGGACTCCCGCGTCCTCCTGA
- a CDS encoding Fis family transcriptional regulator produces the protein MTLSGYREEELVCNRASLIIHGGTEEERRSWAQEAARNFDVELVEVRQVADLVGALRQRNGVLFIPDAAKLGREAQGHILRCLQMQEERPKVVVGVSGAADAALARGTLREDLHYRLHQAQVDLQKDGLRELLRRRWSLQAEQLAVKAAAVKAAEEKARADAEARRPGTVTRTLPKTRKTVSSARKPAARNAAPR, from the coding sequence GTGACGCTCAGCGGTTACCGAGAAGAAGAGCTCGTCTGCAATCGTGCCTCGCTCATCATCCATGGTGGCACGGAGGAGGAGCGCCGGTCCTGGGCCCAGGAAGCCGCGCGCAACTTCGACGTGGAGCTGGTGGAGGTGAGGCAGGTGGCGGACCTGGTCGGCGCGCTTCGACAGCGCAACGGCGTGCTGTTCATCCCCGATGCCGCCAAGCTGGGACGCGAGGCGCAAGGGCACATCCTGCGGTGTCTGCAGATGCAGGAGGAGCGTCCCAAGGTCGTGGTGGGCGTGTCCGGCGCGGCGGATGCGGCGCTGGCTCGAGGCACGCTGCGCGAGGACCTGCACTACCGGCTGCACCAGGCGCAGGTGGACCTGCAGAAGGACGGCTTGCGAGAGCTGCTCCGGCGGCGCTGGTCGCTCCAGGCGGAGCAGCTCGCGGTGAAGGCCGCCGCGGTGAAGGCCGCGGAGGAGAAGGCTCGCGCCGATGCGGAGGCTCGCCGTCCCGGGACGGTGACGCGCACGCTGCCCAAGACACGCAAGACGGTGTCGAGCGCGCGCAAGCCGGCCGCACGCAACGCGGCTCCTCGCTGA
- a CDS encoding type II secretion system protein GspG, with translation MTSSAEASPPPSRRSPILWVGLAFAFALVCAVLVGALTRSRAVHSDRIHRDFVVLEDALKRYQADGNTLPEEADLEVLLVPKYLSVLPLDPWGRPYRYTSNGQQVFIATLGQSDDRGGHDEEQDHTNHDGHPAPPEK, from the coding sequence ATGACTTCGTCCGCGGAAGCCTCTCCTCCTCCCTCTCGCCGCTCGCCCATCTTGTGGGTGGGGCTGGCGTTCGCCTTCGCGCTGGTGTGCGCGGTGCTGGTGGGGGCGCTGACGCGCTCGCGGGCTGTGCACTCGGACCGCATCCACCGCGACTTCGTGGTGCTGGAGGACGCGCTCAAGCGCTACCAGGCGGACGGGAACACGCTGCCCGAGGAGGCGGACCTGGAAGTGCTCCTGGTGCCGAAGTACCTGTCCGTGCTGCCGCTGGACCCGTGGGGTCGGCCATACCGCTACACGAGCAACGGGCAGCAGGTGTTCATCGCCACGCTGGGACAGAGCGATGACCGGGGCGGGCACGACGAGGAGCAGGACCACACCAACCACGACGGACACCCAGCGCCGCCGGAGAAGTAG